The Periophthalmus magnuspinnatus isolate fPerMag1 chromosome 19, fPerMag1.2.pri, whole genome shotgun sequence region CATGCGTAGAACATTCTAGTGCTAAGCTTTCATCAGCCGCTGAAATTccccatgatgataataatagacTTTATGCATGCGGACTATGCACAGCTAGACTTGATACAACTATAATGCATTACTTAGACAACCTGAATAGCATACACAAATTATGCGTTTGTCTTATAGCTTTATATTTTTTGATTCAATactaatgaaaaatgaaaatatccaTGGATTATATTACATAggcattttatttctgttgctAACAGAAGGTAAAACAATCTTATACAATTCTATATGCTGACACCCATTAAGTTGACAGGTCTGTTATGGTACCGCTTTGAAATATCTGCTTCAATCTGCAATagaaaataaaagtcaaattgaTACTGAAGGTAAAAGGGAAAGCACATTAACTAAATCTTACTAGTTTCTGTAGTTCCTTTGTGCATCCCATCAAGAGGTCTACACGAGGCTCCAACCTGGACTGCTCTTCTAGTGTTTCTTGTCTCCTTTCAGCCATTGCAGCACTTTTAAGCACTAAAACATCTGCCTGTTTGAGCTTCTGTCTGAGCATTTCTGTTACACGTTCCACATATCtaaattaatataaatgtattataaacatgttattaaccacagataaattattataaGCGGGTGATACCTTGGTGAGGCTAGTATCATGAAGAGATGCTGCATTCGGAGAGTGGTGAGCTGGCCAAGAATACCGCGCACTTCTGTTAACATAACCTGGACATGTTCAGACGTTTGGCCTTGGATCACAGAAGGAGCCAGCTGAAACTGGCTCATGGCCACTACGTCCCCCTCTTCACTCATCTCAGTAAGACGCTGCATTAGAAATACCTCaagctaaaaaagaaaaaaaaacacataactaataagtatgtattttgtgtgtgcagTCCAGTGAAtccacaaatgtattttttttattttaaatattgtacaATCAAACAAACATTGATGGTATATGTTGTGTTAGAGTTTAATCGTCATGAAAAACAGGAAACATCTTTACCTCCATTAATTCATCAATAAACTGGTTGCGTGACAGTGGGTTTTCCAGAATTGACAAGGCATCCTCACCCCTTGCCACACCATCAGGACCTGTAACATGACATACACAGCAAATAGTAGctacaaatgtaattaaatgatTAGTGAGCTATAGGTAATAAAAATCTTCTTACAGTCTGTGCCAGCATCCACAACTTCAATTTCAATGGGAGCAGGTTCACTGTCCCCCCATTCAATGCCACTAGGATCTGCATCCTGATTAGACAGAATTACATTACTCCATGATAGgccatatataaaaacaatgtaCAAGTTTGGCCTCTCACCCCAGACTCAAGACTAATGCCCCAGTCAATTCCCTCTTCAACTTGAATGCCATGGTTTAGACCTTGAGTGTCTGAGCTTGTACCAAAGTCTCCCCAGTCAATCTACAAGAAAAATTCTGTCACAACATGCTTGGGAGAATACATCGAGTAAATAtataatgtacacagacacctaCTGTTCCATCTGTTACTGTTTCGAGAGTGGCTTCTTCTACAACTGGTCTTTCGACCGCCTTGGGAACTTTACCCATTCTCCATTCATAAAAAGTTGTGTTTCCTCTCTTCTGGACAAACGTTAGCATGGGCAGTACTGGTTCAGACCTTTGAGTAAtcataaaatttgaataaatatattattaccACAGTTTAATTAAGTatagtatattgttttgaaagGTACATATACACTCTCTTTTACAAGTAAGTTACCTGAATCATGTGTTACATTTActctactttactttactttatttagtGAATTATACTTACCACTCACACACAAAGTTGGCAAATGCAGTGTAAAGCTTAA contains the following coding sequences:
- the cdk5rap3 gene encoding CDK5 regulatory subunit-associated protein 3 isoform X1, with product MEQNIQNLPIDIQTSKLLDWLVDRRHCNLKWQSAIKVIREKINAAIQDMPENEEIKSLLSGSYIHYFHCMRIVEILRKTEASSKNIFGRYSSQRMKDWQEIVTLYEVDSVYLAELASLLSRNVSYEGPALRKQIAKAQQLQQELSRREVECQSSAADLRERYYAACKQYGITGENVARELQALVKDLPAVLDEVGRDAAKLEEQIKLYTAFANFVCEWSEPVLPMLTFVQKRGNTTFYEWRMGKVPKAVERPVVEEATLETVTDGTIDWGDFGTSSDTQGLNHGIQVEEGIDWGISLESGDADPSGIEWGDSEPAPIEIEVVDAGTDCPDGVARGEDALSILENPLSRNQFIDELMELEVFLMQRLTEMSEEGDVVAMSQFQLAPSVIQGQTSEHVQVMLTEVRGILGQLTTLRMQHLFMILASPRYVERVTEMLRQKLKQADVLVLKSAAMAERRQETLEEQSRLEPRVDLLMGCTKELQKLIEADISKRYHNRPVNLMGVSI
- the cdk5rap3 gene encoding CDK5 regulatory subunit-associated protein 3 isoform X2 codes for the protein MENIQNLPIDIQTSKLLDWLVDRRHCNLKWQSAIKVIREKINAAIQDMPENEEIKSLLSGSYIHYFHCMRIVEILRKTEASSKNIFGRYSSQRMKDWQEIVTLYEVDSVYLAELASLLSRNVSYEGPALRKQIAKAQQLQQELSRREVECQSSAADLRERYYAACKQYGITGENVARELQALVKDLPAVLDEVGRDAAKLEEQIKLYTAFANFVCEWSEPVLPMLTFVQKRGNTTFYEWRMGKVPKAVERPVVEEATLETVTDGTIDWGDFGTSSDTQGLNHGIQVEEGIDWGISLESGDADPSGIEWGDSEPAPIEIEVVDAGTDCPDGVARGEDALSILENPLSRNQFIDELMELEVFLMQRLTEMSEEGDVVAMSQFQLAPSVIQGQTSEHVQVMLTEVRGILGQLTTLRMQHLFMILASPRYVERVTEMLRQKLKQADVLVLKSAAMAERRQETLEEQSRLEPRVDLLMGCTKELQKLIEADISKRYHNRPVNLMGVSI
- the cdk5rap3 gene encoding CDK5 regulatory subunit-associated protein 3 isoform X3 codes for the protein MLTFVQKRGNTTFYEWRMGKVPKAVERPVVEEATLETVTDGTIDWGDFGTSSDTQGLNHGIQVEEGIDWGISLESGDADPSGIEWGDSEPAPIEIEVVDAGTDCPDGVARGEDALSILENPLSRNQFIDELMELEVFLMQRLTEMSEEGDVVAMSQFQLAPSVIQGQTSEHVQVMLTEVRGILGQLTTLRMQHLFMILASPRYVERVTEMLRQKLKQADVLVLKSAAMAERRQETLEEQSRLEPRVDLLMGCTKELQKLIEADISKRYHNRPVNLMGVSI